Proteins encoded within one genomic window of Geotalea daltonii FRC-32:
- a CDS encoding sirohydrochlorin chelatase gives METAILIMAHGSRIPDANQAVHEIAGMVKKMTGYDIVEVSFREQHAPNIQKGIDACVARGAERILLLPYFLYLGAHVLEDLPAELEEARQRHPQVEMAMGKHLGVHHKLAEIVVERIAQSLTEQRWY, from the coding sequence ATGGAAACAGCGATTTTGATCATGGCCCATGGGAGCCGTATTCCCGACGCCAACCAGGCGGTGCATGAAATAGCCGGCATGGTGAAAAAGATGACCGGGTACGACATCGTCGAGGTCTCATTCCGCGAACAGCATGCCCCGAACATCCAGAAAGGGATCGATGCCTGCGTGGCCAGGGGGGCGGAGCGCATCCTGCTTCTTCCCTATTTTCTTTACCTGGGAGCCCACGTGTTGGAGGACCTGCCGGCTGAATTGGAGGAGGCCAGGCAGCGCCATCCCCAAGTGGAAATGGCCATGGGCAAACATCTGGGGGTTCACCACAAGCTGGCCGAGATAGTCGTGGAACGCATCGCCCAATCCCTTACCGAACAGAGGTGGTACTGA
- a CDS encoding precorrin-8X methylmutase: MSTHLRPEEIEAESFRLIEAEVGPHSWSFEEWQVVRRAIHTSADFEYSRNLFFSAAAVVRGVAALRRGLGIVTDTNMALAGINRVRRERFGNRISCFVADAQVARAAQAEGVTRSILAMRKGAADPANGIFVIGNAPTSLFELLRLVREENFKPALVVGLPVGFVGAAESKEALLALEDDYPGIPFITNRGRKGGSNVAAAVVNALLIMAEGG, encoded by the coding sequence ATGTCCACCCATCTGCGTCCGGAAGAGATTGAAGCCGAATCTTTCCGCCTGATCGAGGCTGAGGTCGGCCCCCATTCCTGGTCCTTCGAGGAGTGGCAGGTGGTGCGGCGGGCAATCCATACCAGTGCCGACTTCGAGTATTCCAGAAACCTGTTCTTTTCGGCGGCAGCCGTCGTGCGTGGCGTTGCAGCGCTTCGTCGCGGGCTCGGCATCGTCACCGATACCAACATGGCCCTTGCCGGCATCAATCGGGTAAGAAGGGAGCGATTCGGCAACAGGATTTCCTGTTTTGTCGCCGACGCCCAGGTGGCGCGGGCGGCCCAGGCCGAGGGAGTAACCCGTTCGATCCTTGCCATGCGCAAAGGGGCAGCCGATCCGGCCAACGGCATCTTCGTCATCGGCAATGCCCCCACCTCTCTTTTCGAACTGCTGCGCCTGGTGCGGGAAGAAAATTTCAAACCGGCACTGGTTGTCGGCCTGCCGGTCGGTTTCGTCGGTGCCGCTGAAAGCAAGGAAGCTCTCCTTGCCCTGGAGGATGATTACCCGGGAATTCCATTCATTACCAACCGGGGGCGCAAGGGTGGGTCCAATGTGGCGGCGGCAGTGGTCAACGCTTTGCTGATAATGGCAGAGGGGGGTTGA
- a CDS encoding cobalt-precorrin-5B (C(1))-methyltransferase, producing MTRAFLRSGYTTGACAAAAAKGAAEMLRDGQVIDRVEIILPGGELVPFTLRNQQLGDKFASCSVIKDAGDDPDITNGAEINVSLTIEPAPPGTKGEIAVSGGTGIGKVTKPGLAVPVGEWAINPVPRKMIRVVINEVFAIRCVPSLMKVTVSIPNGEELAKKTLNARLGIIGGLSILGTTGIVKPISAKAWTDTIDAAIDVALACGSKTLILSTGRTSELVAERHLQLGKLTQEEAFIMMGDHVGYALKTCAAKGVREIVIAGQFAKLLKVACGHEQTHVSSSELDLQQLVSWLGPDPRTSGLVLLARRANTARQVLEESGNDPVLMAAVCERVKGFAARLVQESSIKVLLAGYGQEVLYFG from the coding sequence ATGACGCGCGCCTTCCTCAGATCCGGCTATACTACAGGCGCCTGTGCAGCTGCTGCGGCTAAAGGTGCGGCGGAAATGCTGCGTGACGGGCAGGTCATCGACCGGGTGGAAATTATCCTGCCCGGCGGGGAGCTGGTTCCATTCACCCTGCGGAACCAGCAGCTTGGTGACAAATTCGCCTCCTGCTCAGTGATAAAAGATGCCGGTGACGATCCGGACATCACCAATGGCGCCGAAATAAACGTTTCGCTCACCATTGAGCCGGCGCCGCCGGGAACCAAAGGAGAGATTGCCGTTAGCGGCGGGACAGGCATCGGCAAGGTAACCAAGCCGGGACTGGCGGTACCGGTGGGGGAATGGGCCATCAACCCGGTGCCGCGAAAGATGATCCGGGTTGTCATCAACGAGGTTTTTGCCATCCGCTGCGTTCCTTCCCTGATGAAGGTGACAGTAAGTATCCCCAACGGGGAAGAGCTGGCGAAAAAGACACTAAATGCCCGTCTGGGCATTATCGGCGGCCTGTCCATCCTGGGGACCACCGGCATCGTCAAACCCATATCGGCCAAGGCCTGGACCGATACCATCGATGCTGCCATCGATGTTGCCCTGGCCTGCGGCAGCAAAACCCTGATCCTTTCCACCGGGCGTACCAGCGAGCTGGTCGCGGAACGGCACCTGCAGCTGGGAAAACTGACGCAAGAAGAAGCATTCATCATGATGGGGGACCACGTCGGCTATGCACTGAAGACCTGTGCGGCCAAGGGGGTCAGAGAGATTGTCATCGCCGGCCAGTTCGCAAAACTCCTCAAGGTGGCCTGCGGTCACGAGCAGACCCACGTCTCCTCCTCGGAGCTTGACCTGCAGCAGCTGGTTTCATGGCTTGGCCCTGATCCTCGGACCTCAGGGCTGGTACTCCTTGCCCGGCGGGCCAACACTGCCAGGCAAGTGCTTGAAGAATCCGGTAACGATCCCGTGCTGATGGCAGCAGTCTGTGAACGGGTTAAAGGTTTTGCTGCAAGGCTGGTTCAGGAATCGTCCATAAAGGTTTTACTGGCGGGCTACGGCCAGGAAGTGTTATATTTCGGCTGA
- a CDS encoding bifunctional cobalt-precorrin-7 (C(5))-methyltransferase/cobalt-precorrin-6B (C(15))-methyltransferase translates to MPQREKIYLIGAGIEGWEGFGATALETINKAEVLIGHQRLLDIFPDFKGEKRVLEDLSIMLEYLKTTEKRTVVLGSGDPNFFGVARFILRNLPKERIEIFPNVTSVQYAFARIKEPWDDAVFISVHGRGLKSAIDRIIASEKVAVLTDAVNSPAAIARELAARGAEGFEAWLCEDMGLPGEKFTKTDVRSLVNISCSPLNILILIKAWEPTLEHYPLIGIRDEEFATAKKLITKEEVRAVTLAKLRLQDDLVMWDIGAGSGSVSIEASNLMPNGKIFALEKNAQYLSFIRDNLKKFVARNVTLIEAFAPEGLEDLPDPDRVFIGGSGGMLEDIIEAVDRRLKPEGQIVLNAVTLDTLTKAVEFLEDHGYSVEITCVNISRTKGLTEYKMFEAHNPVYIIAATKDD, encoded by the coding sequence ATGCCTCAAAGGGAAAAGATATATCTGATCGGGGCAGGCATCGAAGGGTGGGAAGGTTTCGGGGCTACGGCGCTGGAGACTATCAACAAGGCGGAAGTACTGATTGGCCATCAGCGGCTCTTGGACATTTTTCCGGACTTCAAAGGGGAAAAGCGGGTGCTGGAAGACCTCTCCATCATGCTCGAATACCTGAAGACCACGGAAAAGCGGACGGTGGTGCTGGGTTCCGGGGATCCGAACTTTTTCGGCGTGGCCCGGTTTATCCTGAGAAATCTGCCCAAGGAGCGGATCGAGATCTTCCCCAACGTGACCAGCGTTCAGTATGCCTTTGCCCGCATCAAGGAGCCGTGGGACGACGCGGTGTTCATTTCCGTTCATGGCAGAGGGCTGAAGAGTGCCATTGATCGCATCATTGCCTCGGAAAAGGTGGCGGTCCTGACCGATGCCGTCAATTCCCCCGCGGCCATTGCCCGTGAACTTGCGGCGCGTGGCGCCGAAGGTTTTGAGGCTTGGCTGTGCGAGGATATGGGGCTGCCGGGGGAAAAATTCACCAAAACCGATGTGAGAAGCCTGGTCAACATCAGCTGTTCACCGCTGAACATCCTTATCCTCATCAAGGCCTGGGAGCCGACCCTGGAGCATTACCCGCTGATCGGCATCAGGGATGAGGAATTCGCCACGGCCAAAAAGCTCATCACCAAGGAAGAAGTGAGGGCGGTGACCCTGGCCAAGCTGCGTCTGCAGGATGACCTGGTCATGTGGGATATCGGCGCCGGCAGCGGCTCGGTCTCCATCGAGGCCTCCAACCTGATGCCCAACGGCAAGATTTTTGCCCTGGAAAAGAATGCCCAGTACCTCTCCTTCATCCGCGATAACCTGAAAAAGTTCGTTGCCCGCAATGTCACGCTCATCGAGGCATTTGCTCCCGAAGGGCTGGAGGACCTTCCAGATCCGGACCGGGTTTTCATCGGCGGCTCCGGCGGCATGCTGGAAGATATCATCGAGGCGGTGGACCGGCGGCTCAAGCCTGAAGGTCAGATCGTCCTCAATGCCGTCACCCTCGATACCCTGACCAAGGCGGTGGAATTCCTCGAAGACCACGGCTACAGCGTGGAGATAACCTGCGTCAACATCTCCAGGACCAAGGGGCTGACCGAGTACAAGATGTTTGAGGCGCATAATCCAGTGTATATCATCGCAGCCACCAAAGACGACTAG
- the cobI gene encoding precorrin-2 C(20)-methyltransferase — MQNPKPGKIYAVGVGPGDPELVTRKAERIIRSVPVICTPTGTVDASSYALSIVEEFIDRNHQEVLVQVFPMKRDQEGLDTFWEKAAAQVAERVAAGKDVAFITIGDPFLYSTFLYLYRIFRDRYPHLEIEVVPGISSINAASIAADLPLGMASDRIAILPTTYEDEELRRTFENFDTIVLMKVSRVFDRVYALLQEMGLEKQAVFVRRVGSADEEVVTELASLVGRKLDYLSLLIVKKNLW, encoded by the coding sequence ATGCAAAATCCAAAACCAGGAAAAATTTATGCCGTCGGTGTCGGTCCCGGCGATCCGGAGCTGGTTACCCGCAAGGCGGAGCGAATCATCCGCTCGGTGCCGGTGATCTGCACCCCCACCGGGACTGTGGACGCTTCCAGCTATGCCCTTTCCATTGTCGAAGAATTTATCGACCGTAACCATCAGGAGGTGCTGGTCCAGGTCTTCCCAATGAAGAGGGATCAGGAGGGGCTGGATACCTTCTGGGAAAAGGCTGCCGCCCAGGTTGCCGAACGTGTTGCCGCCGGCAAGGATGTGGCCTTTATAACCATCGGCGATCCCTTTCTCTATTCCACCTTTCTCTACCTCTACCGCATCTTCCGCGATAGGTATCCGCATCTCGAGATAGAGGTGGTGCCTGGTATTTCCAGCATCAACGCCGCTTCCATTGCCGCTGATCTTCCCCTCGGCATGGCCTCGGACCGCATCGCCATCCTTCCTACTACCTACGAGGATGAAGAGCTGCGCCGCACTTTCGAAAATTTCGATACGATCGTCCTGATGAAGGTGAGCCGCGTATTCGACCGTGTTTACGCCCTGCTGCAGGAGATGGGACTGGAGAAACAGGCTGTTTTCGTCCGCCGTGTCGGTTCGGCAGACGAGGAGGTAGTGACTGAACTGGCCTCCCTGGTGGGACGGAAGCTGGACTATCTGTCGCTGCTGATCGTCAAAAAAAACCTATGGTGA
- the cobM gene encoding precorrin-4 C(11)-methyltransferase: MNAATENRIAFVGAGPGDAELITVKGARLLGEAEVVVYAGSLVDRELVRTYAANAQVFDSAGMTLEETTSALSEAVFAGKKTVRLHTGDPSIYGAIQEQMVELDRLGIGYEVVPGVTSAFAAAATLKQELTLPEVTQTVIITRLAGRTPVPERETLARTAGIGATMVIYLSVAMIEQVVAELLQGAYTEQTPVAVVARATWPDEQVVEGTLADIAARVKEAGIGKQALIVVGDVLSARREGLKAKSLLYDKGFSHEFRDGIVG, translated from the coding sequence GTGAATGCTGCAACGGAAAACAGAATAGCTTTTGTCGGCGCTGGCCCGGGTGATGCGGAGCTGATCACGGTCAAGGGAGCGCGGCTATTGGGCGAGGCGGAGGTGGTGGTTTATGCCGGCAGTCTGGTGGACCGGGAACTGGTGCGGACCTATGCAGCCAATGCCCAGGTCTTCGATTCGGCCGGGATGACCCTGGAAGAGACGACGAGCGCCTTGTCCGAGGCGGTCTTTGCCGGAAAGAAGACGGTGCGACTGCATACCGGAGACCCATCCATCTATGGAGCCATCCAGGAGCAGATGGTCGAGCTGGACAGGCTCGGCATCGGCTACGAGGTGGTGCCGGGGGTGACGAGTGCCTTTGCTGCTGCAGCCACCCTGAAACAGGAACTGACCCTGCCGGAGGTGACACAGACGGTGATCATTACCCGTTTGGCAGGCAGAACGCCGGTGCCGGAGCGGGAGACCCTGGCCCGCACCGCAGGCATCGGCGCCACCATGGTTATCTACCTCTCCGTGGCCATGATCGAACAGGTGGTGGCGGAACTGCTTCAGGGCGCATATACGGAGCAGACCCCGGTGGCGGTGGTGGCCAGGGCAACCTGGCCCGATGAGCAGGTAGTGGAAGGGACTCTTGCCGATATTGCCGCCAGGGTCAAGGAAGCAGGCATCGGCAAACAGGCGCTGATCGTCGTCGGCGATGTGCTCAGTGCCCGACGGGAAGGGCTGAAAGCGAAGTCACTCCTGTACGATAAGGGTTTCAGCCATGAATTCCGTGACGGGATTGTCGGTTAG
- a CDS encoding KilA-N domain-containing protein, translating into MAGKIDVQGKEITIISREREDYISLTDIARYRNAAEPFAVINNWMRGRSTIELLGLWEKLSNPDFKPLEFERFKNEAGSNYFVLSPQRWIEATNAIGLVSKSGRYGGTFAHKDIAFEFASWISVEFKLYLIKEFQRLKEEEARSKTLEWNLQRTLAKINYKIHTDAIKDHLIPRRLTKTQITTIYATEADLLNVALFGMTSGEWRQNNPKQTGNMRDYATLEQLVVLSNLESINSVLIYQGLSQQERIRQLNDAAITQMKSLTGNVNLRQLKESDNGLLPKIVE; encoded by the coding sequence ATGGCTGGAAAGATCGATGTGCAAGGCAAGGAAATAACCATCATTTCCCGAGAGCGGGAAGACTACATATCCTTGACCGACATCGCTCGATATCGGAATGCTGCGGAGCCGTTTGCCGTCATCAATAACTGGATGCGTGGCCGAAGTACGATTGAGCTATTGGGCCTGTGGGAAAAGCTGAGCAACCCTGATTTTAAACCTCTCGAATTCGAGAGGTTTAAAAATGAAGCCGGAAGTAATTATTTTGTGCTGTCTCCGCAACGGTGGATTGAGGCTACCAATGCCATAGGCCTAGTATCAAAATCTGGCAGATATGGTGGAACCTTCGCCCATAAAGACATTGCTTTTGAATTTGCTTCCTGGATTTCCGTAGAGTTCAAACTCTACCTCATCAAGGAATTTCAGCGTCTCAAGGAGGAAGAGGCCCGCTCCAAGACGCTGGAATGGAATCTTCAACGGACCCTTGCCAAGATTAACTATAAAATCCACACAGATGCAATCAAGGATCACCTCATTCCCCGACGATTGACCAAAACCCAAATAACCACTATTTATGCAACAGAAGCCGACTTGCTGAATGTGGCATTGTTTGGGATGACTTCCGGCGAATGGCGGCAGAACAACCCAAAGCAGACCGGTAATATGCGCGATTATGCTACTCTTGAGCAACTGGTTGTTCTTTCGAATCTTGAAAGTATTAACTCGGTCTTGATATATCAGGGATTGAGCCAGCAGGAACGGATACGGCAATTGAATGATGCGGCGATCACACAGATGAAGTCTCTGACAGGCAATGTCAATTTAAGGCAGTTAAAGGAATCGGATAATGGCTTATTGCCGAAGATCGTGGAATAA
- a CDS encoding cobalt-precorrin 5A hydrolase, whose amino-acid sequence MRIAIIAITRNGARLGAQLRDGFPRADLFVLQKYAGMAGKKAVPFIGELKELVRRLWPETHGFIFIMATGIVVRMIAPLLEAKDKDPAVVVMDDAGRFSIPILSGHLGGANELACRCAFLTGAREVITTATDANNLPSFDMLAKEEGWVIDDLSRVKVLNSLLLDDAEIAAVDGTGRVRTWFHGRCNLSFHDTFIEALQSSAKGYLFVTNRQLPPQVQSEKLLILRPRNLVLGIGCNSGTSAEEIGALVSANMKRLFLSMKSLKCIASATAKRAEPGLLTFAERLGLSIAFYESEELNRVASPSPPSNHALAAIGATGVAEPAALLASGGGTMLLKKVKSGNITLAIAECQN is encoded by the coding sequence ATGCGCATTGCCATTATCGCCATAACCCGCAACGGCGCCAGACTGGGAGCGCAGCTTAGGGATGGTTTTCCCAGGGCGGACCTGTTTGTTCTGCAGAAATATGCGGGGATGGCCGGCAAAAAGGCAGTTCCCTTTATCGGTGAGCTGAAAGAACTGGTGCGAAGGCTATGGCCGGAGACCCACGGCTTCATTTTCATCATGGCTACCGGCATTGTCGTGCGCATGATTGCCCCGCTCCTGGAAGCGAAGGACAAGGATCCGGCGGTGGTGGTCATGGATGATGCCGGTCGCTTTTCCATTCCGATTCTTTCCGGGCACCTGGGGGGCGCCAACGAGCTGGCCTGCAGATGCGCTTTTCTTACCGGTGCGCGGGAGGTGATCACCACAGCTACCGATGCCAACAATCTCCCTTCCTTTGATATGCTGGCTAAGGAGGAAGGTTGGGTTATAGACGACCTGTCACGGGTCAAGGTCCTCAACAGCCTGCTTCTGGACGACGCTGAAATAGCGGCTGTCGATGGAACGGGGCGGGTGCGCACCTGGTTCCATGGCCGCTGCAACCTTTCTTTTCATGATACCTTCATCGAGGCCCTGCAGAGCTCGGCGAAAGGATACCTGTTCGTCACCAACCGGCAACTGCCGCCGCAGGTGCAGTCGGAAAAGCTTCTCATTCTCCGTCCCCGAAACCTGGTGCTGGGGATCGGTTGTAACAGCGGAACCAGTGCGGAAGAGATAGGGGCTCTGGTCAGTGCAAACATGAAGCGGCTGTTCCTGTCCATGAAGAGCCTGAAATGCATCGCCTCCGCCACCGCCAAGCGGGCGGAGCCGGGATTGCTGACATTTGCCGAACGGTTAGGCCTTTCAATCGCATTTTACGAGAGTGAAGAACTGAATAGAGTTGCTTCACCGTCCCCCCCCTCCAACCATGCCCTCGCGGCCATAGGTGCGACCGGTGTTGCGGAGCCTGCTGCCTTGCTTGCTTCCGGAGGGGGAACCATGCTGCTGAAGAAGGTAAAAAGCGGCAACATAACCCTGGCCATAGCGGAATGTCAAAATTGA
- a CDS encoding cobyric acid synthase, producing the protein MAQSALYIVGIGPGGLNHMTFEAREALASSDVIVGYKTYLDFITPLLAGKEVVSSGMLKEVERCNQALSIACSGKSVALVSSGDAGVYGMAGLALELAENLPAPPDIIIIPGVSAVQAAAAVLGAPLMHDFAVISLSDLLTPWPVIEKRVAAAAAADFVIALYNPKSKGRTMQIEAAQAIIAAQRAAGTPVGIVRNACREGEDMVVTTLDQMLDHDIDMFSIVIIGNSATFVDQKGRMVTPRGYKTGSRFEVLGSKLKTENLEHRTSNLEPALSRAVMICGTGSDVGKSVLTAGFCRILKKRGIGVAPFKSQNMALNSAVTPEGGEIGRAQAVQAEACGIAPHVDMNPVLLKPNSDVGSQVIVQGRVIGNMKVAEYNAYKPEAFVSVKESFSRLRQCHDFIVIEGAGSIAEINLKQHDIANLKVAEMAGCPVILVADIDRGGVFAQIVGTIELLEPAERAMVKGIIINKFRGDASLLKSGIDFVEVRTGLPVLGVIPYFQGFRIADEDSVPLESRAAASRSRHAAGDKLQIGVIRMSRMSNYTDFDALENEPDVELRYIDSPKQMKGLDLIILPGSKSTLTDLYFLMERGLYKAIREFGGAIFGICGGYQMLGRRVLDPFNVESDIKEAEGLSLLDVETVMLMQKETHQVTGHLLAEMDLADGGRELTGYEIHMGETTRGDNALPFARIKCRSDRLVDIEDGAVSRDGRIHGTYLHGIFDNAGFRTAFLNGIRRSKGLRERHKVIPIKDPYELLADHLERHLDMDRLFAICGLKSAKADR; encoded by the coding sequence ATGGCGCAATCGGCACTATACATAGTCGGCATCGGCCCCGGCGGGCTCAACCACATGACTTTCGAGGCCCGGGAGGCATTGGCCTCATCCGATGTGATCGTCGGTTACAAGACCTACCTGGACTTCATCACCCCACTTCTGGCAGGCAAGGAAGTGGTCTCCTCGGGCATGCTCAAGGAGGTGGAACGCTGCAACCAGGCCCTCTCCATCGCCTGTTCGGGCAAGTCGGTGGCGCTGGTTTCCAGCGGTGATGCGGGAGTCTACGGCATGGCCGGACTGGCCCTGGAGCTGGCAGAAAACCTGCCCGCACCGCCTGACATTATCATCATTCCAGGGGTTTCGGCAGTCCAGGCTGCAGCTGCAGTGCTCGGAGCGCCGCTGATGCACGATTTTGCCGTCATTTCCCTTTCCGACCTGCTCACCCCGTGGCCGGTCATCGAAAAGCGTGTTGCGGCGGCAGCTGCGGCAGATTTTGTCATCGCCCTCTACAATCCCAAGAGCAAGGGGCGGACCATGCAGATCGAAGCGGCACAGGCAATTATTGCCGCGCAGCGTGCTGCCGGCACCCCGGTGGGCATTGTGCGTAATGCCTGCCGCGAGGGTGAAGACATGGTTGTCACCACCCTTGACCAGATGCTGGATCATGACATAGATATGTTTTCCATCGTCATCATCGGCAACTCGGCCACCTTTGTCGATCAGAAAGGGCGGATGGTCACGCCGCGCGGGTATAAAACCGGTTCTAGGTTCGAAGTTCTAGGTTCGAAGTTAAAGACAGAAAACCTAGAACATAGAACCTCGAATTTAGAACCGGCCTTAAGCCGCGCCGTGATGATCTGCGGCACCGGTTCCGATGTGGGCAAATCGGTGTTGACCGCCGGCTTCTGCCGCATTCTGAAAAAAAGGGGAATAGGTGTCGCTCCCTTCAAATCCCAGAACATGGCACTCAATTCTGCGGTGACTCCCGAAGGGGGGGAGATCGGCCGGGCACAGGCGGTCCAGGCAGAAGCGTGCGGCATTGCTCCCCACGTGGACATGAATCCTGTTCTGCTCAAGCCGAACTCCGACGTGGGGAGCCAGGTCATCGTCCAGGGGAGGGTGATCGGCAACATGAAGGTGGCCGAATACAATGCCTACAAGCCGGAGGCCTTTGTCAGCGTCAAGGAGAGTTTCAGTCGCCTCAGGCAGTGCCATGATTTCATCGTCATCGAAGGAGCCGGCAGCATTGCCGAAATAAACCTGAAGCAGCACGATATTGCCAACCTGAAGGTGGCCGAAATGGCTGGTTGCCCGGTAATCCTGGTGGCGGACATCGATCGGGGGGGGGTCTTTGCCCAGATCGTCGGCACCATTGAGCTTCTCGAACCGGCCGAGCGGGCGATGGTCAAAGGTATCATCATCAATAAATTCAGGGGAGACGCTTCGCTCCTAAAGTCCGGGATAGATTTTGTGGAAGTACGGACCGGGCTGCCGGTGCTCGGAGTCATCCCCTATTTCCAGGGTTTCCGCATTGCCGATGAGGACAGCGTCCCCCTGGAAAGCCGTGCGGCAGCCTCCCGCTCACGTCATGCGGCCGGAGACAAGCTGCAGATCGGTGTGATCAGGATGTCGCGCATGTCCAATTATACAGATTTCGACGCCCTGGAGAACGAGCCGGACGTGGAACTCCGTTACATCGACAGCCCAAAGCAGATGAAGGGGCTGGATCTGATCATCCTTCCCGGCAGCAAATCGACCCTCACAGATCTTTACTTTCTTATGGAGCGGGGCCTGTACAAGGCAATCCGCGAATTTGGCGGCGCCATTTTCGGTATCTGCGGCGGCTATCAAATGCTGGGGCGGCGGGTCCTGGACCCCTTCAATGTTGAATCGGACATCAAGGAGGCGGAAGGGCTGTCCCTGCTTGATGTGGAGACGGTGATGCTGATGCAGAAGGAGACCCACCAGGTGACAGGCCATCTGCTGGCGGAGATGGATCTGGCAGATGGCGGCAGGGAGCTGACCGGCTACGAGATTCACATGGGGGAAACCACCCGTGGCGACAACGCCCTTCCCTTTGCCAGGATAAAGTGCCGCTCGGATCGGCTGGTGGACATTGAAGATGGTGCAGTATCAAGGGATGGCAGGATTCACGGCACTTACCTGCACGGCATCTTCGACAATGCCGGGTTCAGAACCGCCTTCCTCAACGGCATCAGGCGCAGCAAAGGACTGCGCGAGCGGCACAAGGTCATCCCCATCAAGGACCCCTACGAACTGCTGGCCGATCATCTGGAGCGCCATCTGGACATGGACCGGCTGTTTGCCATCTGCGGGCTGAAATCTGCCAAAGCAGACCGTTAA
- the cbiB gene encoding adenosylcobinamide-phosphate synthase CbiB, whose amino-acid sequence MSEPFINHVFVVIVAVILDLLLGDPPGLPHPVVGIGRLILFLEAHLRRVFADARRGGIALLCITVGITCLSAALLLKVAALIHPIFATAVAIYLSWTCLASRSLHRESMLVVDALRKGDLPAARIWLSRIVGRDTGDLDQTGVIRGVVETVAENTSDGVIAPLVCLMIGGPVLGLAYKAVNTLDSMVGYKNDRYLHFGWASARFDDLANYLPARLTGLLLVLAAPFAGLSAGSAWRIMRRDGRNHSSPNSGIPEAAAAGALGVQLGGVNYYFGKPVAKPTIGDHVYPLSLAACHGAVRLMYGAEVLLLAGFVVFATVIYR is encoded by the coding sequence GTGTCTGAGCCTTTCATCAATCACGTGTTTGTCGTTATTGTTGCAGTTATACTGGATCTGCTGCTGGGAGATCCTCCTGGTCTGCCCCATCCGGTGGTGGGCATCGGCAGGCTGATATTGTTTTTGGAGGCGCACCTGCGGCGGGTCTTTGCCGATGCGCGACGGGGCGGCATTGCCCTTCTCTGTATCACCGTCGGCATCACCTGTCTATCGGCGGCCCTGCTGCTAAAAGTTGCCGCGCTGATTCATCCCATCTTTGCCACGGCTGTAGCCATTTATCTTTCCTGGACCTGTCTTGCCTCCCGTTCCCTTCATCGAGAGTCAATGCTGGTTGTGGATGCTCTGCGGAAGGGTGATCTGCCGGCGGCAAGGATTTGGTTGTCGCGCATTGTCGGCCGAGATACCGGTGATCTTGATCAAACGGGGGTTATCCGCGGGGTGGTGGAAACTGTGGCGGAAAATACCTCAGACGGTGTCATCGCTCCGCTCGTTTGCCTGATGATCGGCGGACCTGTGCTGGGACTGGCCTACAAGGCAGTCAACACCCTCGACTCCATGGTCGGCTATAAAAACGACCGCTATCTCCACTTTGGCTGGGCCTCGGCCCGTTTTGACGACCTGGCCAATTACCTGCCGGCCAGGCTCACCGGCCTGTTGTTGGTTCTCGCAGCGCCCTTTGCCGGGCTGTCGGCAGGGAGTGCCTGGCGCATCATGCGACGCGACGGGCGCAACCATTCTTCCCCCAACAGTGGCATTCCCGAAGCGGCAGCAGCCGGTGCCCTGGGCGTGCAGCTGGGAGGGGTAAATTACTATTTCGGCAAACCTGTGGCCAAGCCGACCATTGGCGACCACGTCTATCCCTTGTCATTGGCAGCCTGCCATGGTGCCGTACGCCTCATGTACGGGGCAGAGGTGCTGCTTTTGGCTGGATTCGTTGTCTTTGCAACGGTCATTTACAGATAG